The Tachyglossus aculeatus isolate mTacAcu1 unplaced genomic scaffold, mTacAcu1.pri SUPER_30, whole genome shotgun sequence genome has a segment encoding these proteins:
- the LOC119921770 gene encoding uncharacterized protein LOC119921770 → MTSKRRRMMHFPHCFRKKYLKREMTRRALTSKTARMKWQRLEHRVTENDNFRNVKNSQKEERNFQKEGSRPSKRMEMGIKMYIALMRRRNHQLRTSITSMIVFLTVKPVSCRWRKQSSPSTMGPFPWTFLVLGYLLSGLRRGAFQSPVPAMTPNEEELVLPLNRSFSLWCTGDSEISWRFPTLDDESSGVSIRGEKNNCSNFLSVLEVANASAVHTGLYTCYYNDTQAQGTGIIGRNIYVYVPEADHGFHPGALEGEICGWGLDRPPYRNGGGLFCQ, encoded by the exons atgACTTCAAAGAGGAGGCGAATGATGCATTTTCCTCACTGTTTCAG GAAGAAATACCTGAAAAGGGAAATGACCCGTCGAGCGCTCACGTCAAAAACTGCCCGGATGAAGTGGCAACGACTTGAACATAGGGTCACAGAGAATGACAACTTCCG CAACGTGAAGAACtcacagaaagaagagagaaacttTCAGAAAGAAGGGAGCAGGCCATCAAAGAGAATGGAGATGGGGATAAAAATGTACATAGCACTAATGAGGAGACGGAATCACCAACTGCGAACATCGATTACATCAATGATAGTGTTTCTGACTGTCAAGCCAGTATCATGCAGATGGAGGAAGCAAAG TTCTCCGTCAACTATGGGTCCTTTCCCATGGACGTTCCTGGTCTTGGGGTATCTGCTGTCAG GTCTGCGACGCGGAGCCTTCCAGTCCCCGGTTCCCGCCATGACGCCGAACGAGGAGGAGCTGGTGTTGCCCCTGAACAGGTCATTCTCCCTGTGGTGCACCGGGGACAGCGAGATCAGCTGGCGGTTCCCCACGCTGGATGACGAGAGCTCCGGCGTGTCCATCCGCGGTGAGAAGAACAACTGCAGCAACTTCCTGTCCGTGCTGGAGGTGGCCAACGCCTCGGCCGTGCACACTGGCCTCTACACCTGTTACTACAACGACACGCAGGCCCAGGGGACCGGGATCATAGGCCGGAATATCTACGTCTACGTGCCTG aagccgaCCATGGCTTCCATCCGGGGGCGCTGGAAGGGGAGATCTGTGGTTGGGGGTTGGACCGGCCCCCTTACAGAAATGGCGGGGGGCTGTTCTGCCAGTGA